From Actinopolyspora lacussalsi, a single genomic window includes:
- a CDS encoding hypothetical protein (product_source=Hypo-rule applied; pfam=PF03779; superfamily=82866; transmembrane_helix_parts=Outside_1_58,TMhelix_59_81,Inside_82_87,TMhelix_88_110,Outside_111_113,TMhelix_114_136,Inside_137_142): MTQAGSIERHPDLVEMRARYEEASETPQGQLLEGATLLAGVYLAISPWVVQFSATSFDVALGNLVVGLTVAVLALGFASAYSRTHTVAWVVPLLGAWAVIAPFVILGGGVGLGMLLSNVITGGLIVLLGVGLSTLVMMRRRR, from the coding sequence ATGACACAAGCCGGTTCGATCGAGAGGCATCCTGATCTCGTCGAGATGCGGGCACGCTACGAGGAGGCGAGCGAAACTCCGCAGGGACAGCTCCTGGAGGGGGCCACCCTGCTCGCGGGGGTCTATCTGGCGATCTCACCGTGGGTTGTCCAGTTCAGCGCCACCAGCTTCGACGTGGCGCTCGGCAATCTGGTCGTCGGGCTGACAGTGGCTGTGCTGGCACTCGGGTTCGCCTCCGCTTACAGCAGGACCCACACCGTTGCCTGGGTGGTCCCGTTGCTGGGAGCTTGGGCCGTCATCGCTCCGTTCGTCATCCTGGGAGGCGGAGTCGGCCTGGGGATGCTGCTCAGCAATGTGATCACGGGCGGCCTGATCGTGCTGCTCGGTGTGGGGCTGAGTACGTTGGTGATGATGCGCCGTCGGCGCTGA
- a CDS encoding DeoR/GlpR family transcriptional regulator of sugar metabolism (product_source=COG1349; cath_funfam=1.10.10.10,3.40.50.1360; cog=COG1349; pfam=PF00455,PF08220; smart=SM00420,SM01134; superfamily=100950,46785), whose translation MSRTSKGARSREQRQQQIVDYVLERGSASAAELADLVGVSLMTVHRDLDELARRGLLRKFHGGVSAQPSTVFEGSSEYRMGANRELKDAIARTALRLVEPGASILLDDSTTALTLAGLLGGVGPLTVATNYLPVIQELKSLPDVHLICLGGNYSATHDSFLGLPCIEAVGALSVDMAFVSTSAMNATMTFHQEHELVQVKRAMLDAAATSVLLMDSSKMPRKALHRMAPLGDYDKLVVDDGVDPELLAAAGDVIDVAVAPTGNV comes from the coding sequence ATGAGCAGGACATCCAAAGGGGCGCGGTCGCGGGAGCAGCGTCAGCAGCAGATCGTCGACTACGTGCTGGAACGTGGTTCCGCGAGCGCGGCCGAACTCGCCGATCTCGTGGGCGTGAGTCTGATGACCGTTCACCGTGATCTCGACGAACTGGCCAGGCGTGGGCTGCTGCGCAAGTTTCACGGTGGGGTCTCCGCACAACCCTCCACCGTCTTCGAGGGCAGTTCGGAGTACCGGATGGGAGCCAACCGGGAACTCAAGGACGCGATCGCGAGGACGGCGCTGCGGCTGGTCGAACCCGGTGCCTCCATCCTGCTCGACGACTCCACCACCGCGCTGACGCTGGCCGGACTGTTGGGGGGCGTGGGGCCGCTCACGGTCGCCACCAACTACCTGCCCGTCATCCAGGAGCTCAAGTCGTTGCCCGATGTGCACCTGATCTGTCTCGGTGGCAACTACTCGGCCACCCACGATTCCTTTCTGGGGCTGCCCTGTATCGAGGCTGTGGGAGCGTTGTCGGTGGACATGGCTTTCGTGTCCACCTCGGCGATGAACGCGACGATGACCTTTCACCAGGAGCACGAGCTGGTGCAGGTCAAACGAGCCATGCTCGACGCGGCGGCCACCAGCGTGTTGCTGATGGATTCGAGCAAGATGCCGCGCAAGGCGCTGCACCGCATGGCTCCGCTTGGGGACTACGACAAGCTCGTCGTCGACGACGGGGTCGACCCCGAACTGCTCGCCGCCGCCGGTGACGTGATCGATGTGGCCGTGGCACCCACCGGAAACGTCTGA
- a CDS encoding uncharacterized protein (DUF2267 family) (product_source=COG5502; cog=COG5502; pfam=PF10025), which translates to MAHPEPAGPTMASFLEQVRQRAELSDGTEADRLTRASLRALSERLAAGQLYDLAPALPPELREELYRFEGQAVAFDRETFLDRVSGEIDTVDLDVVERRVEAVFAVLLYWAPEEEIEDTVAQLPPDLAEMLRAAGE; encoded by the coding sequence ATGGCACATCCGGAACCGGCCGGTCCGACCATGGCCAGCTTCCTGGAACAAGTCCGGCAGCGGGCCGAGTTGTCCGACGGCACCGAGGCAGACCGACTGACTCGTGCGTCGTTACGCGCGCTTTCCGAACGGCTTGCCGCGGGGCAGCTCTACGATCTCGCTCCGGCGCTGCCCCCGGAACTGCGGGAAGAGCTGTACCGGTTCGAGGGACAGGCGGTCGCCTTCGACAGGGAGACCTTCCTCGACCGGGTCAGCGGTGAAATCGACACGGTCGACCTCGACGTGGTGGAACGGCGGGTCGAGGCGGTGTTCGCGGTGCTGCTGTACTGGGCCCCCGAAGAGGAGATCGAGGACACCGTCGCACAGCTCCCTCCCGATCTCGCCGAGATGCTGCGCGCCGCGGGCGAGTAA
- a CDS encoding UDP-N-acetylglucosamine:LPS N-acetylglucosamine transferase/NRPS condensation-like uncharacterized protein (product_source=COG0707/COG4908; cath_funfam=3.40.50.2000; cog=COG0707,COG4908; pfam=PF03007,PF04101,PF06925,PF06974; superfamily=52777,53756), with protein sequence MTSHHPNGRSPERILLVSADIGEGHNATARAIEEAARRLWPECETARLDTLRMMGPGIGPLFRWIYVRNVESTPWLYDLFYDALWRWHWFATASRRFVGAWVGPPLRRRIRRWEPDLVISTYPMATAGLDRLRRRGELEKPVSAVVSDFCPHPFWVYPEIDLHYVMSEASLRALHRAQPDATAAVSVPPVSAAFRPRDREEARRSLGMPTEGFQVLIACGSLSFGSVERAVDTALAESRVDRVIVACGRNEQLRGRLAERDTTERSLLALGWCDDMPGLTAAADVVISNAGGATALETMACGRTVIMFEPIAGHGRANAELMARAGLAELCPTSDSLAATLHELTASPGRLRRDEQRALGQATAGEFTEQVAALAELPRHRGARRLRSSDRFFVHAADAVVSQQTGAVLRLREAPEERTAEQWAGHLAELIERRARALPMLRNTLVQRGARGPRWHTVRRIEPWQHLDHRTSPERDEVVREFFTAAVPTDRPPWQLRVLRTDTETLILAKLHHALGDGIAVTNTLVRLLRDSADDRERDSPPPRNERRATASAAIRSLVTSRGRTALTVARGMWKLATAGPAPLSPLDGDSTSGRVFDTAELPTSEVRAQARARGIPSSVLLIGLTAEALHRTLAERTGTGPGQHMRVMVPRTTRSPRDTPTAEMFGNHTVAVSVDLPVGPMDAEQRLREVAERLNAGQHDGQPAAAGIAMAALGMLPTPLHRPLVRTIYQRRFFNALVSAMPGSRRPPRVWGALVAEVLPILPLAPGVGTAMGLISWGDTVGVGITADARLEWLPSRLCEQLRSCFRQLRARTESTPRPGTTREEAQR encoded by the coding sequence GTGACCTCCCATCACCCGAACGGTCGCTCCCCGGAACGAATACTGCTGGTCAGTGCCGATATCGGTGAGGGGCACAACGCGACGGCCCGGGCCATCGAGGAGGCAGCGCGACGGCTCTGGCCCGAATGCGAAACGGCACGTCTGGACACGTTGCGGATGATGGGTCCGGGAATCGGACCACTGTTCCGATGGATCTACGTCCGCAACGTGGAATCCACCCCGTGGTTGTACGACCTGTTCTACGACGCGCTGTGGCGGTGGCACTGGTTCGCCACCGCTTCTCGACGTTTCGTGGGAGCCTGGGTCGGACCACCGCTTCGCCGTCGAATCCGACGGTGGGAACCGGACCTGGTGATCTCGACCTACCCGATGGCCACTGCCGGGCTGGATCGGCTGCGTCGCCGTGGCGAGCTGGAAAAACCGGTTTCGGCCGTGGTTTCGGACTTCTGCCCGCACCCGTTCTGGGTGTACCCGGAGATCGACCTGCACTACGTGATGAGCGAAGCCAGCCTGCGAGCGCTCCACCGTGCGCAGCCCGACGCCACGGCGGCAGTGAGCGTACCTCCCGTTTCAGCGGCGTTCCGCCCTCGTGACAGGGAGGAGGCCCGGCGGTCACTGGGCATGCCGACCGAGGGTTTTCAGGTCCTGATCGCGTGCGGCTCGCTGTCGTTCGGTTCGGTGGAACGCGCCGTGGACACTGCGCTGGCCGAATCCCGCGTCGACCGGGTGATCGTGGCGTGTGGCCGTAACGAGCAGCTACGCGGGCGACTGGCGGAACGCGACACCACAGAGCGGAGCTTGTTGGCGCTGGGCTGGTGCGACGACATGCCGGGGTTGACGGCCGCGGCGGATGTGGTGATCTCCAACGCTGGAGGTGCCACCGCGTTGGAGACGATGGCCTGTGGCCGCACGGTGATCATGTTCGAACCGATCGCCGGGCACGGTCGAGCCAACGCGGAACTCATGGCACGAGCGGGTCTGGCGGAACTGTGCCCGACCTCCGACTCGCTGGCTGCGACGCTGCACGAACTCACCGCCAGCCCCGGACGACTACGACGTGACGAACAGCGTGCCCTGGGACAGGCGACCGCGGGCGAGTTCACCGAGCAGGTGGCCGCACTCGCCGAACTGCCCAGGCACCGCGGCGCGCGACGGTTGCGCTCCTCCGACCGGTTCTTCGTGCACGCGGCGGACGCGGTGGTATCCCAGCAGACCGGCGCCGTGCTGCGACTGCGGGAGGCACCCGAGGAGAGAACCGCCGAACAGTGGGCCGGACACCTCGCCGAGCTGATCGAACGACGTGCCCGAGCGCTACCGATGCTGCGCAACACCCTGGTCCAACGAGGCGCTCGCGGCCCGCGGTGGCACACCGTTCGGCGTATCGAGCCGTGGCAACATCTGGATCATCGCACCTCCCCGGAACGCGACGAGGTGGTGCGGGAGTTCTTCACCGCCGCGGTACCCACGGACCGCCCTCCCTGGCAACTGAGGGTGCTGCGCACGGACACCGAAACGTTGATCCTCGCGAAGTTGCACCACGCGCTGGGTGACGGCATCGCGGTCACGAACACCCTGGTGCGCTTGCTGCGTGACAGCGCCGACGATCGGGAACGGGATTCACCGCCTCCGCGCAACGAGCGAAGGGCCACGGCGTCCGCCGCGATCCGTTCCCTCGTCACTTCCCGGGGGCGCACGGCACTGACCGTGGCGCGGGGGATGTGGAAGCTGGCCACGGCGGGACCGGCGCCGCTGAGCCCGTTGGACGGGGACAGCACCTCCGGCCGGGTGTTCGACACCGCGGAGCTGCCCACCAGCGAAGTACGCGCACAGGCACGCGCCCGCGGCATCCCCAGCAGTGTGCTGCTGATCGGTTTGACCGCCGAGGCGCTGCACCGCACGCTCGCCGAACGAACCGGCACCGGTCCGGGACAGCACATGCGGGTGATGGTACCGCGTACCACGCGTTCACCTCGGGACACACCGACGGCGGAGATGTTCGGGAACCACACGGTAGCGGTCTCGGTGGACCTCCCGGTGGGTCCCATGGACGCGGAACAGCGCCTGCGTGAAGTGGCGGAACGGCTGAACGCGGGACAGCACGACGGGCAACCGGCGGCGGCGGGCATCGCCATGGCGGCGCTGGGGATGCTTCCCACTCCGCTGCACCGGCCGCTGGTGCGGACTATCTACCAGCGTCGATTCTTCAACGCGCTGGTATCCGCCATGCCGGGTTCGCGCCGCCCGCCACGGGTCTGGGGGGCGTTGGTGGCCGAGGTGCTGCCGATCCTTCCACTCGCTCCCGGCGTCGGAACGGCGATGGGACTGATCAGCTGGGGCGATACGGTGGGTGTGGGAATCACCGCCGACGCTCGGCTGGAGTGGTTGCCCTCCCGACTGTGCGAGCAGCTGCGCTCCTGCTTCCGGCAGTTGCGAGCCCGGACCGAATCCACCCCACGGCCGGGGACCACCCGTGAGGAAGCACAACGTTGA
- a CDS encoding caffeoyl-CoA O-methyltransferase (product_source=KO:K00588; cath_funfam=3.40.50.150; cog=COG4122; ko=KO:K00588; pfam=PF01596; superfamily=53335): protein MTRKSAQLDEQLHEYLLRHGPRPDTLQLELIEDTQRLLPDSADMQISPEQASLLTLLAKAIRAEYAVEVGTFTGYSALAIARGLGKDGRLLCCDVSTEYTDVARHFWHRAGVSERIELRLAPALDTLRALENAAVIDLSFIDADKTGYIAYWNEIVPRTRSGGFIVVDNVLAGGRVLHERQDESTHAIHEFNRYALRDQRVELTMLPISDGITLARRR, encoded by the coding sequence GTGACTCGCAAGTCGGCCCAGCTCGACGAACAACTGCACGAGTACCTGCTGCGGCACGGACCACGCCCGGATACCCTGCAGCTGGAGTTGATCGAGGACACCCAGCGGTTGCTGCCCGACAGCGCGGACATGCAGATCTCACCGGAACAGGCTTCGCTGCTGACGCTGCTGGCCAAGGCGATTCGGGCGGAGTACGCGGTGGAGGTGGGGACGTTCACCGGTTATTCGGCACTGGCCATCGCGCGCGGTCTCGGCAAGGACGGCCGGTTGTTGTGCTGTGACGTGAGTACCGAGTACACCGATGTGGCACGGCACTTCTGGCACCGGGCAGGTGTATCCGAACGCATCGAACTACGGCTGGCCCCGGCGCTGGACACCCTGCGCGCGCTGGAGAACGCGGCAGTGATCGACCTGAGTTTCATCGATGCCGACAAGACGGGATACATCGCGTACTGGAACGAGATCGTGCCGCGTACCCGCTCCGGGGGCTTCATCGTGGTGGACAACGTGCTGGCCGGTGGGCGAGTGCTCCACGAGCGACAGGACGAGAGCACCCACGCCATCCACGAGTTCAACCGGTACGCGCTGCGGGATCAGCGCGTCGAGTTGACCATGCTGCCGATCAGCGACGGGATCACGCTGGCAAGGCGGCGCTGA
- a CDS encoding drug/metabolite transporter (DMT)-like permease (product_source=COG0697; cog=COG0697; superfamily=103481; transmembrane_helix_parts=Outside_1_3,TMhelix_4_26,Inside_27_54,TMhelix_55_74,Outside_75_78,TMhelix_79_101,Inside_102_107,TMhelix_108_130,Outside_131_139,TMhelix_140_162,Inside_163_166,TMhelix_167_189,Outside_190_203,TMhelix_204_223,Inside_224_229,TMhelix_230_252,Outside_253_261,TMhelix_262_281,Inside_282_307) — protein sequence MTATGAWFTIAVPAALVGAASFGMASAVQQRATKQVPSIRTLNPRLLLELVRKPIWLASVGTVIVGLSLQVVALAYGPLMLVQPLLVTSVLFAALHAAWLAHRKLDRIVVLGALGCMSGLAAFLLLARPVGGDETIEPQAIPLAVLLGVITVVCLLAASRFPGEIRVIALALATGVIYGVTAGLMKVVASQFRAGGFVEPFQHWVLYAVCLVGPCGFLLSQNAFQQGKLISPALAVITTVDPLVGVAIGIGWFGEEVVSTPAVLGGQAVAAVAIVGGIVLLTHRGESLRREIENNDSLGDGGTVTWG from the coding sequence TTGACCGCGACGGGGGCCTGGTTCACGATAGCGGTTCCGGCGGCGCTGGTCGGCGCCGCGAGTTTCGGCATGGCCAGCGCGGTACAGCAGCGGGCCACCAAACAGGTGCCAAGTATCCGGACTCTCAACCCACGCCTGTTGCTGGAGTTGGTACGCAAGCCGATATGGCTGGCCAGTGTCGGCACGGTCATCGTGGGCCTGTCCCTGCAGGTAGTGGCGCTGGCCTACGGCCCCTTGATGTTGGTCCAGCCGCTGCTGGTGACCAGCGTGCTGTTCGCCGCCCTGCACGCGGCCTGGCTGGCACACCGCAAGCTGGACCGGATCGTCGTACTGGGCGCACTCGGGTGCATGAGTGGCCTCGCCGCTTTCCTGCTGCTGGCGCGTCCGGTGGGCGGCGACGAGACCATAGAGCCACAGGCGATCCCGCTCGCGGTGCTGCTCGGAGTGATCACGGTGGTGTGTCTGTTGGCCGCTTCGCGTTTCCCCGGCGAGATCCGGGTGATCGCGCTGGCGTTGGCGACCGGGGTGATCTACGGGGTGACCGCGGGGCTGATGAAGGTGGTGGCGAGTCAGTTCCGCGCGGGTGGCTTCGTCGAACCGTTCCAGCACTGGGTGCTCTACGCGGTGTGCCTCGTCGGCCCGTGTGGTTTCCTGTTGAGCCAGAATGCCTTTCAACAGGGAAAACTGATCTCCCCCGCTCTCGCGGTGATCACCACCGTGGACCCGCTGGTGGGGGTGGCGATCGGAATCGGCTGGTTCGGCGAGGAGGTGGTCTCCACTCCGGCGGTGTTGGGGGGCCAGGCAGTGGCCGCCGTGGCGATCGTCGGCGGAATCGTGTTGCTCACGCATCGGGGTGAGTCGCTGCGGAGGGAAATCGAGAACAACGACTCCCTCGGTGATGGTGGAACAGTGACCTGGGGGTAA
- a CDS encoding NAD-dependent dihydropyrimidine dehydrogenase PreA subunit (product_source=COG1146; cath_funfam=3.30.70.20; cog=COG1146; pfam=PF00037; superfamily=54862), which translates to MTYVITQPCVDVLDRSCIDECPVDCIYEGERMLYIHPDECIDCAACEPVCPVEAIYYEDDVPDEWAEYTTFNTEFFEITGLGSPGGAAKVGRAGRDVTSVAELPPQD; encoded by the coding sequence GTGACCTACGTAATTACTCAGCCGTGCGTGGACGTACTCGACAGGTCCTGCATCGACGAATGTCCGGTGGACTGCATCTACGAGGGAGAGCGGATGCTCTACATCCATCCCGACGAGTGCATCGACTGCGCAGCGTGCGAGCCGGTGTGCCCGGTGGAAGCCATCTACTACGAGGACGACGTGCCGGACGAATGGGCCGAATACACCACGTTCAACACCGAGTTCTTCGAGATTACCGGCCTCGGTTCCCCCGGCGGAGCCGCCAAGGTCGGCAGGGCGGGACGCGACGTGACGTCCGTGGCGGAATTACCGCCGCAGGACTGA
- a CDS encoding ubiquinol-cytochrome c reductase cytochrome b subunit (product_source=KO:K03891; cath_funfam=1.20.810.10; cog=COG1290; ko=KO:K03891; pfam=PF13631; superfamily=81342; transmembrane_helix_parts=Inside_1_46,TMhelix_47_69,Outside_70_115,TMhelix_116_138,Inside_139_150,TMhelix_151_170,Outside_171_179,TMhelix_180_202,Inside_203_214,TMhelix_215_237,Outside_238_256,TMhelix_257_279,Inside_280_291,TMhelix_292_314,Outside_315_337,TMhelix_338_360,Inside_361_385,TMhelix_386_408,Outside_409_417,TMhelix_418_440,Inside_441_555): MSRLTRPTKQSSRAYRAAAAQANEADQRLQLASGMRRQMNKVFPTHWSFLLGEIALYTFILLLLTGTYLAFFFDPSMAEVTYQGAFTNLRGVEMSRAYESTLNISFEVRGGMFARQIHHWAALLFLVAIVAHMFRIFFTGAFRRPRETNWILGILLFITGMFEGFTGYSLPDDLLSGTGVRIASGITLSIPVIGTWLHWLLFGGEFVGDEIIPRFYMIHIFLLPGIILGLIAVHLALVWYQKHTQFPGVRRSESNVVGVRIMPIFAVKAGGFFAVVVGVTAIMGGVFQINPIWNLGPYIASMVSAASQPDWYMIWTDGLGRLWPPWEVYLWGQATIPAPFFPLIGGMTAVFTLALAYPFLERKLSGDEAHHNLLQRPRDVPVRTGLGAMAITFFVVVLLSGANDIIAFKFDIALEATTWMGRIGVLLAPPAAYYIAYRICIGLQRADRQVLEHGIETGIVKRLPHGEVIELHQPLGPTDEHGHPEPLSYQGAPIPKKMNKLGAAGRPLPGSLLWPDPPEETEQLREAERREAEEPERPQPREPELPSGRPRDVTE; encoded by the coding sequence ATGAGCAGATTGACGCGGCCTACGAAGCAGTCCAGCAGGGCGTACCGCGCCGCTGCGGCCCAGGCGAACGAGGCCGATCAACGGTTGCAGTTGGCATCCGGCATGCGACGACAGATGAACAAGGTGTTCCCCACGCACTGGTCCTTCCTGCTGGGCGAGATAGCGCTCTACACGTTCATTCTGCTGTTGTTGACCGGCACGTACCTGGCGTTCTTCTTCGATCCCTCGATGGCCGAGGTGACTTACCAGGGCGCTTTCACCAATCTGCGCGGTGTCGAGATGTCACGTGCCTACGAGTCGACACTCAACATCTCCTTCGAGGTGCGTGGCGGCATGTTCGCACGGCAGATCCACCACTGGGCCGCCCTGCTGTTCCTGGTGGCGATCGTGGCGCACATGTTCCGCATTTTTTTCACCGGTGCCTTCCGCAGGCCGCGCGAAACCAACTGGATCCTGGGAATCCTGCTTTTCATCACCGGAATGTTCGAGGGCTTCACCGGGTATTCGCTTCCGGACGACCTGCTTTCCGGAACCGGAGTTCGTATCGCCTCCGGGATCACGCTTTCGATTCCCGTGATCGGTACTTGGCTGCATTGGCTGCTCTTCGGTGGCGAGTTCGTCGGAGACGAGATAATTCCGCGTTTCTACATGATCCACATATTTCTGCTCCCCGGTATCATTCTCGGACTGATCGCCGTTCACCTGGCTCTGGTCTGGTATCAGAAGCACACTCAGTTTCCCGGTGTGCGCCGTAGCGAGAGCAATGTCGTCGGAGTGCGGATCATGCCGATCTTCGCGGTGAAGGCGGGCGGTTTCTTCGCGGTGGTCGTGGGCGTCACCGCCATAATGGGTGGGGTATTCCAGATCAACCCGATCTGGAACCTCGGTCCCTACATCGCCTCGATGGTCTCGGCTGCCTCGCAACCCGACTGGTACATGATATGGACCGATGGCTTGGGCCGACTGTGGCCTCCGTGGGAGGTCTATCTCTGGGGACAGGCAACCATCCCGGCACCGTTCTTCCCGCTGATCGGCGGTATGACAGCGGTGTTCACCCTGGCACTGGCCTACCCCTTCCTGGAACGCAAGCTCTCCGGTGACGAGGCACACCACAACCTGCTGCAACGGCCCAGGGATGTTCCGGTGCGTACCGGCCTCGGAGCCATGGCGATCACTTTCTTCGTGGTCGTGCTGCTCAGCGGCGCCAACGACATCATCGCGTTCAAGTTCGACATCGCGTTGGAAGCCACGACCTGGATGGGGCGTATCGGTGTGCTGCTCGCTCCACCGGCCGCCTACTACATCGCTTATCGCATCTGCATCGGGCTGCAGCGAGCCGATAGACAGGTGCTCGAACACGGTATCGAGACGGGCATCGTCAAGAGACTGCCACACGGTGAGGTCATCGAGTTGCATCAGCCACTCGGGCCCACCGACGAACACGGCCACCCCGAACCGCTCTCCTACCAGGGAGCGCCGATTCCCAAGAAGATGAACAAGCTCGGTGCTGCCGGACGCCCGCTTCCCGGCAGCCTGCTGTGGCCCGACCCTCCGGAGGAGACCGAGCAGTTGCGCGAGGCGGAACGCCGTGAGGCCGAGGAGCCGGAACGCCCGCAACCGAGGGAACCGGAACTGCCCAGTGGGCGGCCACGCGACGTGACGGAGTGA